A genomic region of Bubalus kerabau isolate K-KA32 ecotype Philippines breed swamp buffalo chromosome 10, PCC_UOA_SB_1v2, whole genome shotgun sequence contains the following coding sequences:
- the DCP2 gene encoding m7GpppN-mRNA hydrolase isoform X1, which yields MASLTHGVLFNHCPFLLPQGEDVEKILDEWKEYKMGVPTYGAIILDETLENVLLVQGYLAKSGWGFPKGKVNKEEAPHDCAAREIYYFQVFEETGFDIKDYICKDDYIELRINDQLARLYIIPGIPKDTKFNPKTRREIRNIEWFSIEKLPCHRNDMTPKSKLGLAPNKFFMAIPFIRPLRDWLSRRFGDSSDSDNGFSSAGSTPAKPTVEKLSRTKFRHSQQLFPEGSPGDQWVKHRQPLQHKPYSNHHAEVSDLLKAKNQSIRGNGRKQYQDSPNPKKKANGVHSQPAKQQNPLVKCEKKLHPRKLQDTFETDAVYDSPYSGEDQLLEHAEGQAVACNGHCKLPFSSRAFLSFKFDHNAIMKILDL from the exons ATGGCTTCCTTAACACATGGTGTACTCTTCAATCATTGTCCATTTTTGCTGCCTCAAGGTGAAGATGTGGAAAAAATTTTGGATGAATGGAAGGAATATAAAATGGGAGTGCCAACATATGGTGCAATTATTCTTGATGAGACACTTGAAAAT GTACTACTGGTTCAGGGGTACCTCGCAAAATCAGGCTGGggatttccaaaaggaaaagtaaataaagaagAAGCTCCTCATGATTGTGCTGCTAGAGAG ATTTATTATTTCCAGGTCTTTGAAGAAACTGGTTTTGATATTAAAGATTATATTTGTAAGGATGATTACATTGAACTTCGGATCAATGATCAGCTTGCTCGTTTGTACATCATTCCAGGAATTCCAAAAGACACAAAATTTAACCCGAAAACCAGGAGAGAAATCCGG AATATTGAGTGGTTCTCCATTGAGAAATTGCCTTGCCATAGAAATGATATGACCCCAAAATCCAAACTTGGTTTGGCACCAAACAAATTTTTTATGGCCATTCCTTTTATCAg ACCATTAAGGGACTGGCTTTCTCGAAGATTTGGAGATTCCTCAGATAGTGACAATGGATTTTCCTCAGCTGGTAGCACACCAGCTAAGCCCACTGTGGAAAAATTGAG TCGAACCAAGTTCCGCCACAGCCAGCAGTTATTTCCTGAAGGTTCTCCTGGTGACCAGTGGGTAAAGCACCGGCAACCACTGCAGCATAAACCATACAGTAATCATCACGCTGAAGTGTctgatcttttaaaagcaaaG AATCAAAGTATAAGGGGAAATGGCAGAAAACAGTATCAAGATTCACCTAAtccaaagaaaaaagcaaatgggGTCCACAGCCAGCCAGCCAAGCAACAGAATCCCTTGGTG aaatgtgaaaaaaaactTCATCCACGAAAACTTCAGGATACTTTTGAAACAG ATGCTGTGTATGACTCGCCTTACTCCGGTGAAGACCAGTTGCTCGAACATGCCGAGGGCCAGGCTGTGGCATGTAACGGACACTGCAAGTTGCCCTTTTCATCCCGAGCTTTTTTGAGTTTCAAGTTTGACCATAATGCTATAATGAAAATCTTGGACCTTTGA
- the DCP2 gene encoding m7GpppN-mRNA hydrolase isoform X2: protein METKRVEIPGSVLDDLCSRFILHIPSEERDNAIRVCFQIELAHWFYLDFYMQNTPGLPQCGIRDFAKAVFNHCPFLLPQGEDVEKILDEWKEYKMGVPTYGAIILDETLENVLLVQGYLAKSGWGFPKGKVNKEEAPHDCAAREVFEETGFDIKDYICKDDYIELRINDQLARLYIIPGIPKDTKFNPKTRREIRNIEWFSIEKLPCHRNDMTPKSKLGLAPNKFFMAIPFIRPLRDWLSRRFGDSSDSDNGFSSAGSTPAKPTVEKLSRTKFRHSQQLFPEGSPGDQWVKHRQPLQHKPYSNHHAEVSDLLKAKNQSIRGNGRKQYQDSPNPKKKANGVHSQPAKQQNPLVKCEKKLHPRKLQDTFETDAVYDSPYSGEDQLLEHAEGQAVACNGHCKLPFSSRAFLSFKFDHNAIMKILDL from the exons CCGATTTATTTTGCATATTCCCAGCGAGGAAAGAGACAATGCTATCCGAGTGTGTTTTCAGATTGAACTTGCCCATTGGTTTTACTTGGATTTCTACATGCAGAACACACCAGGATTACCTCAGTGTGGGATAAGAGACTTTGCTAAAGCTG TCTTCAATCATTGTCCATTTTTGCTGCCTCAAGGTGAAGATGTGGAAAAAATTTTGGATGAATGGAAGGAATATAAAATGGGAGTGCCAACATATGGTGCAATTATTCTTGATGAGACACTTGAAAAT GTACTACTGGTTCAGGGGTACCTCGCAAAATCAGGCTGGggatttccaaaaggaaaagtaaataaagaagAAGCTCCTCATGATTGTGCTGCTAGAGAG GTCTTTGAAGAAACTGGTTTTGATATTAAAGATTATATTTGTAAGGATGATTACATTGAACTTCGGATCAATGATCAGCTTGCTCGTTTGTACATCATTCCAGGAATTCCAAAAGACACAAAATTTAACCCGAAAACCAGGAGAGAAATCCGG AATATTGAGTGGTTCTCCATTGAGAAATTGCCTTGCCATAGAAATGATATGACCCCAAAATCCAAACTTGGTTTGGCACCAAACAAATTTTTTATGGCCATTCCTTTTATCAg ACCATTAAGGGACTGGCTTTCTCGAAGATTTGGAGATTCCTCAGATAGTGACAATGGATTTTCCTCAGCTGGTAGCACACCAGCTAAGCCCACTGTGGAAAAATTGAG TCGAACCAAGTTCCGCCACAGCCAGCAGTTATTTCCTGAAGGTTCTCCTGGTGACCAGTGGGTAAAGCACCGGCAACCACTGCAGCATAAACCATACAGTAATCATCACGCTGAAGTGTctgatcttttaaaagcaaaG AATCAAAGTATAAGGGGAAATGGCAGAAAACAGTATCAAGATTCACCTAAtccaaagaaaaaagcaaatgggGTCCACAGCCAGCCAGCCAAGCAACAGAATCCCTTGGTG aaatgtgaaaaaaaactTCATCCACGAAAACTTCAGGATACTTTTGAAACAG ATGCTGTGTATGACTCGCCTTACTCCGGTGAAGACCAGTTGCTCGAACATGCCGAGGGCCAGGCTGTGGCATGTAACGGACACTGCAAGTTGCCCTTTTCATCCCGAGCTTTTTTGAGTTTCAAGTTTGACCATAATGCTATAATGAAAATCTTGGACCTTTGA